The following are from one region of the Halarcobacter sp. genome:
- the nusB gene encoding transcription antitermination factor NusB, with product MATRTQARESVIGLLYAYDLGNEGIVKFVDEILEDKKIRNKQKEFALDLFNGVIENIEAIDEELVSHLTQGGIKDIGSVEKSILRLAIFEIMIKGLEKAIVINEAIELSKKLASDGAPKFINGLLDKVSKKA from the coding sequence TTGGCAACTAGAACACAAGCAAGAGAGTCTGTAATTGGATTACTTTATGCCTATGATTTAGGAAATGAAGGTATTGTAAAGTTTGTTGATGAGATTTTAGAAGATAAAAAGATTAGAAACAAACAAAAAGAGTTTGCTCTTGACCTTTTCAATGGAGTTATTGAAAATATTGAAGCTATTGATGAAGAGCTTGTAAGCCACTTAACACAAGGTGGAATAAAAGACATTGGAAGTGTTGAGAAATCAATTTTAAGACTTGCTATATTTGAGATTATGATAAAAGGTCTTGAAAAAGCAATCGTTATAAACGAAGCAATTGAATTATCAAAAAAACTAGCTTCTGATGGTGCTCCAAAATTTATCAACGGTCTTTTAGACAAAGTTAGCAAAAAGGCTTAA
- the ribH gene encoding 6,7-dimethyl-8-ribityllumazine synthase encodes MNILEGKLRLKGDEKIAVINGRFNHIITDRLVEGAKDAFIRHGGNEENLDLILVPGAFEIPFALEKALATGKYDAVCCVGAVIRGATPHFDYISAEATKGIATVTLKYGKPVSNGVLTTDTIEQAIERAGSKVGNKGAEAMVTIIEMLDLYSEMEK; translated from the coding sequence ATGAATATTTTAGAAGGTAAATTAAGATTAAAAGGTGATGAAAAAATCGCTGTTATCAATGGAAGATTTAATCATATTATTACAGATAGATTAGTAGAAGGTGCAAAAGATGCATTTATTAGACATGGGGGAAATGAAGAAAATTTAGACCTTATTTTAGTGCCTGGTGCATTTGAAATCCCTTTTGCTTTAGAAAAAGCACTTGCAACTGGAAAATACGACGCAGTATGTTGTGTTGGAGCAGTTATAAGAGGTGCAACACCTCACTTTGATTATATCTCAGCAGAAGCTACAAAAGGTATAGCAACAGTTACTCTTAAATATGGTAAACCAGTATCAAATGGTGTTTTAACAACAGATACTATCGAACAAGCAATTGAAAGAGCTGGAAGCAAAGTTGGAAACAAAGGTGCAGAAGCTATGGTTACTATTATTGAGATGTTAGATTTATATAGCGAAATGGAGAAATAA
- the kdsA gene encoding 3-deoxy-8-phosphooctulonate synthase, with protein MIILTGPCVLEDRDTVMKIAEMLKPLSEDKRVDFYFKASFDKANRTSLSSFRGPGLDEGLKMFQEVKEQFGYRLITDIHESYQAAPAAEVVDILQIPAFLCRQTDLLVAAAKTDCKVNIKKGQFLAPNSMKHPVEKVLKTRGVDEVSYEASKEKGVWLCERGNTFGYGALVVDMKNLIAMREYAPVIFDATHSAQVPSTGETTGGNSAIVPSLAKAAAAVGVDGFFFETHFDPSIALSDGPNMLQIDKLYETVNDIFAIKDALGYN; from the coding sequence ATGATTATATTAACTGGACCATGTGTTTTAGAAGATAGAGACACAGTTATGAAAATTGCAGAGATGCTAAAACCTTTAAGTGAAGATAAAAGAGTAGATTTTTATTTTAAAGCATCTTTTGATAAAGCAAATAGAACAAGCCTAAGCTCTTTTAGAGGACCAGGACTTGATGAGGGACTAAAAATGTTCCAAGAGGTAAAAGAGCAATTTGGATATAGACTTATTACTGATATTCATGAATCATATCAAGCTGCTCCTGCTGCTGAGGTAGTTGATATTTTACAAATCCCAGCATTTCTTTGTAGACAAACTGACCTTTTAGTTGCAGCAGCCAAAACAGACTGTAAAGTTAATATCAAAAAAGGGCAATTTTTAGCGCCAAATAGTATGAAACATCCAGTTGAAAAGGTTTTAAAAACTAGAGGTGTAGATGAGGTGAGTTATGAGGCTTCAAAAGAAAAAGGTGTTTGGCTTTGTGAGAGGGGAAATACTTTTGGATATGGAGCATTAGTTGTTGATATGAAAAACCTAATAGCTATGAGAGAGTATGCACCAGTTATTTTTGATGCAACACACTCAGCACAAGTTCCAAGTACTGGTGAAACAACAGGTGGAAACAGTGCTATAGTTCCAAGCTTGGCTAAAGCAGCAGCTGCTGTTGGAGTTGATGGATTTTTCTTTGAAACACATTTTGATCCTTCAATTGCATTAAGCGATGGACCAAATATGCTTCAAATAGATAAGCTATATGAGACAGTAAATGACATTTTTGCTATTAAAGATGCATTAGGGTATAATTAA
- a CDS encoding NAD-binding protein, with amino-acid sequence MKNSSLFIILQRMRRPFLVIVISYTIAIVGLLIIDGVDDKGQPYHMSIFDAFYFVTYTATTIGFGETPYAFTYPQKLWVTFSIYLTVLGWFYGIGSLVSLLQDKLFLREMEKSRFKRQVKGLKQKFIIILGYNQITNEIINRAIQQEIRTVVIERSEARANELILENFTPTVPVLVADAYTPNALIEAGIKKHNCKGLVSIFDDDSLNLRIALTSKLLNPYVRLAVKSTTINHTENLKDLDVEIIANPFSIISNEIAMALNAPNILKLEKWVYQIDNLNARLPSFPKGKYIVCGYGRMGQHIYENLKLSSVEAEFVELDKLKVDKFHSSDSLKITYGNADDKDMLLSVGILDSVAIISATNDDTTNLSILATAKKLNPKIMTIARENEMDDFSIFENAKVDHIFMPSRILINKTTNALISPLSDKFIRLLLGQDDTWGSKLVKNLLQVIDENPLLYELKIDNNHAPMITESLKENKEVFLEIFNRSLYNREQKNNIIPLLIQREEEAILLPSLEVSLKMGDEILFACDESARDDIEYIAQNFYEFYYVYTGKERKTIFLRNKQ; translated from the coding sequence GTGAAAAATAGTTCATTATTTATCATCCTTCAAAGGATGAGAAGACCATTTTTAGTTATTGTTATCTCTTACACAATAGCTATTGTTGGCTTACTTATTATAGATGGAGTAGATGATAAGGGGCAACCTTATCATATGAGTATTTTTGATGCTTTTTATTTTGTAACTTATACAGCTACAACTATTGGTTTTGGTGAAACACCTTATGCCTTTACTTATCCGCAAAAACTTTGGGTTACATTTTCTATTTATTTAACTGTCCTTGGGTGGTTTTATGGGATTGGTTCTTTAGTATCTCTTCTTCAAGATAAACTTTTTTTAAGAGAGATGGAAAAGTCTAGATTTAAAAGACAAGTAAAGGGTTTAAAACAAAAGTTTATTATAATCCTTGGCTACAATCAAATCACAAATGAGATAATAAACAGAGCAATACAACAAGAGATAAGAACAGTAGTAATTGAAAGAAGTGAAGCTAGAGCAAATGAGTTGATATTAGAAAATTTTACTCCAACTGTTCCAGTATTAGTTGCTGATGCATATACTCCAAATGCACTTATTGAAGCGGGAATAAAAAAGCATAACTGTAAAGGTTTAGTTTCAATATTTGATGATGATTCTTTAAACCTTAGAATTGCACTTACTTCAAAACTTTTAAACCCTTATGTACGACTTGCTGTAAAATCAACAACTATAAACCATACTGAAAATTTAAAAGATTTAGATGTAGAAATTATTGCTAATCCTTTTTCTATTATCTCAAATGAGATAGCAATGGCCTTAAATGCTCCAAATATTTTGAAACTTGAAAAATGGGTATATCAAATAGACAATCTAAATGCAAGACTTCCATCTTTTCCAAAAGGTAAATATATAGTTTGTGGATATGGAAGAATGGGACAACACATATATGAAAATCTAAAACTTAGTAGTGTTGAAGCAGAATTTGTAGAGTTGGATAAATTAAAGGTTGATAAGTTTCATTCAAGTGATTCTCTAAAAATAACTTATGGAAATGCAGACGATAAAGATATGTTATTGAGTGTAGGTATTTTAGATTCTGTTGCAATAATCTCTGCAACAAATGATGATACAACAAATCTATCTATTTTGGCTACTGCAAAAAAACTTAATCCAAAAATTATGACAATAGCTAGAGAAAATGAGATGGATGATTTTTCAATATTTGAAAATGCAAAAGTTGACCATATTTTTATGCCTTCAAGAATACTTATAAATAAAACAACAAACGCTTTAATAAGTCCACTTTCTGATAAGTTTATTAGACTTTTACTTGGACAAGATGATACTTGGGGTTCTAAACTTGTAAAAAATTTACTTCAAGTAATAGATGAAAATCCTTTATTGTATGAATTAAAAATAGATAACAATCATGCGCCAATGATAACTGAGAGTTTAAAAGAGAATAAAGAGGTGTTTTTAGAGATTTTTAATCGCTCTTTATACAATAGAGAACAAAAAAACAATATAATACCACTTTTAATTCAAAGAGAAGAGGAAGCCATATTACTTCCTAGCTTAGAAGTATCCCTAAAAATGGGTGATGAAATACTTTTTGCTTGTGATGAAAGTGCAAGAGATGATATAGAATATATAGCACAGAACTTTTATGAGTTTTATTATGTATACACAGGTAAAGAGAGAAAAACAATTTTTTTAAGGAATAAACAATGA
- a CDS encoding DUF6394 family protein: MNLDKVISGFFIILAMTLNFGFFYGDMSSLEHHSKYELLAAIIVNIIATTLKLGDKTQMGSVLLATSLVADIQLIASAIIWAVAYYAYSINQEVVGLIVSLSGGALLANIVSVALYVGDTLKSRR, encoded by the coding sequence ATGAATCTAGATAAGGTAATTTCAGGATTTTTTATAATTTTAGCTATGACACTTAATTTTGGTTTTTTTTATGGAGATATGAGCTCTTTAGAGCATCATAGTAAATATGAGCTTTTAGCTGCAATTATTGTAAATATAATTGCTACAACACTAAAACTTGGTGATAAAACACAAATGGGTTCTGTTCTTTTAGCAACATCTTTGGTTGCTGATATTCAACTTATTGCTTCTGCAATCATTTGGGCAGTTGCATATTATGCTTATAGTATCAATCAAGAGGTTGTTGGATTGATTGTTTCTTTATCGGGTGGAGCATTATTAGCAAACATAGTTTCTGTTGCACTTTATGTTGGAGACACTTTAAAGTCAAGAAGGTAA
- a CDS encoding FMN-binding glutamate synthase family protein, whose product MELNNLPLYIEIAIAVFVLIIIAWYVHDKYVQRDHQLLVNYPIIGRLRFVLEELREPFRQYFGDEKFYESKDKLDWVAKASRNLPNYSSFSPSQPLPVPKFMIRHANIVLNEDEVDTEFSVTFGENRKKPYVSKSIISRSAMSDGSISPEGTRAFVIGANEGKFPINSGEGGLTSNFFITHQNYDKKYMKMVEGTKFQIVVRDIVKKLFNGALAIDAYRKMIFKKDPEAETYIFDLKTKIFHRPDWEAPLENFPKDVPEDMPDIILQVSSGLYSVRTKDGKFDPVRYQKVMRFCKMTELKIAQGAKQTGGKLTAEKVSPAIAYYRNVEAHKDLFSPNRFPFANSVEELFDFVGQMQNLSEKPVGIKIVISDYENIIPLVEEIKKRIEAGNDAYPDFISIDSGSGGSATAPIEMMERIGLDIKDSVYLVDKVLKDYGIRDKIKVVASGKLLTPDDIVIILSLGADFVQIARGFMMSAGCIRARYCSGTNGHDCPVGLATQNKNKRKKYFVHKQAKKVEHYHNNLLKGIRGLLAVMGLKNVNQLNKHRIMFLDKDSRVHDNIDKVFGRILDIGKDMEDEFHESR is encoded by the coding sequence TTGGAACTAAACAATCTACCTTTATATATTGAGATTGCCATTGCAGTATTTGTACTTATCATTATAGCATGGTATGTACATGATAAATATGTTCAAAGAGATCATCAGTTATTGGTAAACTATCCAATTATTGGTAGACTTAGGTTTGTTCTAGAAGAGTTAAGAGAGCCTTTTAGACAATATTTTGGTGATGAAAAATTTTATGAATCAAAAGATAAACTTGATTGGGTTGCAAAAGCTTCAAGAAACCTTCCAAACTATAGTTCTTTTTCACCTTCTCAACCTTTACCTGTACCAAAATTTATGATAAGACATGCAAATATTGTTTTAAATGAAGATGAGGTTGATACTGAGTTTAGTGTTACATTTGGTGAGAATAGAAAAAAACCTTATGTTTCAAAGTCTATTATTTCACGTTCTGCTATGAGTGATGGTTCTATCTCACCTGAAGGAACTAGAGCTTTTGTTATAGGTGCAAATGAAGGAAAATTCCCAATAAACTCAGGTGAGGGTGGATTAACTTCAAACTTTTTTATAACTCACCAAAATTATGATAAAAAATATATGAAAATGGTTGAAGGGACAAAGTTTCAAATAGTTGTAAGAGATATAGTTAAAAAACTATTTAATGGAGCCCTTGCAATTGATGCCTATAGAAAAATGATATTTAAAAAAGACCCTGAGGCTGAAACTTATATATTCGATTTAAAAACAAAAATTTTTCATAGACCAGATTGGGAAGCACCTTTAGAAAACTTTCCTAAAGATGTTCCTGAAGATATGCCAGATATTATTTTACAAGTTAGTTCAGGCTTATATTCAGTTCGTACAAAAGATGGAAAGTTTGATCCAGTAAGATACCAAAAAGTTATGAGATTCTGTAAAATGACAGAACTAAAAATAGCTCAAGGTGCAAAACAAACAGGTGGAAAATTAACAGCTGAAAAAGTAAGTCCGGCAATTGCTTATTATAGAAATGTTGAAGCCCACAAAGATTTATTTTCTCCAAATAGATTCCCTTTTGCAAACTCTGTTGAAGAGCTTTTTGATTTTGTTGGTCAAATGCAAAATCTATCAGAAAAGCCTGTTGGGATTAAAATAGTTATTTCAGATTATGAAAACATAATCCCTTTAGTTGAAGAGATTAAAAAAAGAATAGAAGCTGGAAATGATGCTTATCCTGATTTTATATCTATTGATAGTGGAAGTGGAGGAAGTGCTACAGCTCCTATTGAAATGATGGAAAGAATTGGTTTAGATATCAAAGACTCTGTTTATTTAGTGGATAAAGTTTTAAAAGATTATGGAATCAGAGATAAAATAAAAGTTGTTGCTAGTGGAAAGCTACTTACACCTGATGATATTGTTATTATTTTATCTTTGGGTGCTGATTTTGTACAAATAGCAAGAGGATTTATGATGAGTGCAGGCTGTATCCGTGCAAGATATTGCTCTGGAACAAATGGACACGATTGTCCAGTAGGTCTTGCAACTCAAAATAAAAATAAAAGAAAAAAATATTTTGTTCATAAACAAGCAAAAAAAGTTGAACATTATCATAACAACTTATTAAAAGGGATTAGAGGTTTATTAGCTGTAATGGGACTAAAAAATGTTAATCAATTAAATAAACATAGAATCATGTTTTTAGATAAAGATTCGAGAGTACATGATAATATTGATAAAGTATTTGGTAGAATACTAGATATAGGAAAAGATATGGAGGATGAATTTCATGAATCTAGATAA
- a CDS encoding DMT family transporter has translation MTNDVTLGIKYMLFASFCFACMGAFAKQLSGSMSSIEVVFFRNVFGVLLILISIYKSPLNQKGGKPMLLVFRGLAGFIALLFFFYNIANIPLGEAMTFSKTSTIFSAIFAYFFVKEKLGLKGWLGVFIGFIGILFITKFDGSSLDKTDWLGILCGVGAGLAYTSIRELRKYYDGRTIVLSFMGIGTVGPLLLMLISEFYINEQYDYIFAKFVMPQPGDWINIICLGGVATLAQVYMTKAYSVAKAGIIGTISYANIAFSIMIGLILGDAFPDIWIILGISLIVVSGFFVSSKKE, from the coding sequence ATGACCAATGATGTAACTTTGGGTATTAAATATATGCTTTTTGCTTCTTTTTGCTTCGCTTGTATGGGAGCCTTTGCAAAACAACTTAGTGGTTCAATGAGTTCAATCGAAGTTGTTTTTTTTAGAAATGTTTTTGGCGTACTATTAATACTTATTTCAATTTATAAATCACCTTTAAACCAAAAAGGTGGAAAACCAATGCTACTTGTTTTTAGAGGTTTAGCAGGTTTTATAGCACTTTTATTCTTTTTTTATAATATTGCAAACATACCTTTAGGGGAAGCTATGACTTTCTCTAAAACTTCTACAATCTTTAGTGCAATATTTGCTTATTTTTTCGTAAAAGAAAAATTAGGATTAAAAGGTTGGCTAGGAGTTTTTATAGGCTTTATAGGGATTTTGTTTATTACAAAATTTGATGGAAGCTCTTTAGATAAAACTGATTGGCTAGGGATTTTATGTGGTGTCGGTGCTGGTTTAGCGTATACTTCTATTAGAGAACTTAGAAAATATTATGATGGAAGAACCATAGTTTTATCTTTTATGGGAATAGGTACAGTTGGACCTCTTCTTTTGATGTTGATATCTGAATTTTATATAAATGAACAATACGATTATATTTTTGCAAAATTTGTTATGCCTCAACCTGGTGATTGGATTAATATTATATGTTTAGGCGGTGTTGCAACTTTAGCCCAAGTTTATATGACTAAGGCTTATTCTGTTGCTAAAGCTGGAATTATAGGAACAATCTCTTATGCTAATATTGCTTTTTCAATTATGATTGGACTTATATTAGGTGATGCTTTTCCTGATATTTGGATTATTTTAGGTATCTCACTTATTGTTGTAAGTGGATTTTTTGTTTCTTCAAAAAAAGAGTAG
- the murA gene encoding UDP-N-acetylglucosamine 1-carboxyvinyltransferase: MEYLKINGESKLNGEVEISGAKNAALPLIAATILAKNELSICNLPDVVDINTLLKLIDKLGGKFTKCDDCIKIDTSKLNKTTATYDIVKTMRASILVLGPILARFGHCEVSLPGGCAIGQRPVDLHLKALEAMGAKININHGYIEATAPNGLKGTKIVFDKVTVGGTENTVMAAALAEGTTTIINAAKEPEVQQLCEIIRNAGIKIEGIGTSKLVIHGSNKQLLNMKNFDVIPDRIEAGTYMCAAAITNSKLKITKVKPIHLEAVIAKLEEMNFEIIQDDDSVTILPTDEIKPVNIITSEYPGFPTDMQAQFMALATQANGTSTIDERLFENRFMHVSELLRLGADIHLNGNIATINGAKETLNGTDVMATDLRASSALVLSALVAKGETSIHRIYHLDRGYENLEGKLNKIGAKVARYKE, encoded by the coding sequence ATGGAATATTTAAAAATCAATGGCGAATCAAAATTAAATGGTGAAGTAGAAATCTCTGGAGCAAAAAATGCAGCTTTACCTCTAATTGCAGCAACAATCTTAGCAAAAAATGAACTTTCTATATGTAATCTGCCAGATGTTGTTGATATCAATACACTTTTAAAATTAATAGATAAACTAGGTGGAAAATTTACAAAATGTGATGATTGTATCAAGATTGATACTTCAAAGTTAAATAAAACAACAGCTACTTATGATATTGTAAAAACGATGAGAGCATCTATTTTAGTTTTAGGCCCTATTCTAGCTAGATTTGGACACTGTGAAGTTTCACTTCCTGGTGGTTGTGCAATTGGACAAAGACCTGTTGATTTACACCTAAAAGCACTTGAAGCTATGGGAGCAAAAATCAATATCAATCATGGATATATTGAAGCTACTGCACCAAATGGTCTGAAAGGAACAAAAATTGTATTCGATAAAGTTACAGTAGGAGGAACTGAAAATACAGTTATGGCAGCAGCTTTAGCTGAAGGTACTACTACAATTATTAATGCAGCAAAAGAACCAGAAGTACAACAACTTTGCGAAATTATAAGGAATGCAGGAATAAAAATTGAAGGGATTGGTACATCAAAACTTGTAATACATGGGTCAAATAAGCAACTACTAAATATGAAAAACTTTGATGTAATTCCAGATAGAATTGAAGCTGGAACATATATGTGTGCCGCAGCAATTACAAATTCGAAACTTAAGATTACAAAAGTGAAACCTATTCATTTAGAAGCTGTAATAGCAAAACTAGAAGAGATGAACTTTGAGATTATTCAAGATGATGATTCTGTAACTATTTTACCAACAGATGAGATTAAACCTGTAAATATTATTACAAGTGAATATCCAGGTTTCCCAACAGATATGCAAGCCCAATTTATGGCACTAGCAACTCAAGCAAATGGTACTAGTACTATTGATGAAAGATTATTTGAAAATAGATTTATGCATGTTAGTGAATTATTAAGATTAGGAGCTGATATCCATTTAAATGGAAATATTGCGACAATTAATGGAGCAAAAGAGACATTAAATGGTACTGATGTTATGGCAACAGACTTAAGAGCATCATCAGCATTAGTTTTATCTGCACTTGTAGCAAAGGGAGAAACTTCAATTCATAGAATTTATCATTTAGATAGAGGATATGAAAACCTAGAAGGGAAGTTAAACAAAATCGGAGCAAAAGTAGCTAGATATAAAGAATAG
- a CDS encoding DUF5644 domain-containing protein yields the protein MKLEISLFRFDYKSDYLPYYTKNYVKIKNEKSLLDILNNINIEHPFEFRSAPHFPLVINGIYTYASISIDELVNTFGTDLVIEPISIRRAHTDLMINDADFHERLKVLSEFITDEDKKNYENYKIYFYASNTINYEYDYIGDSILLLAYDLIEKNPNLENDILEAINDYDTSIEYNTSLKNRVYMLDSKVIEKINTIKEKLKITKPIKEQNLFLDKKNKIDFGTFDENYTIKHNFEDFNLAYYKGLKEDTQVSSLLEKLSAKIINTPSMNTDLALETFHINSDFSMKLASTVMLEAFDNNADLLIVDNDEIFYLLDSNRKAMEKVSGRAILTPVIHKNELQKLVSGDHESLKEQLKKHIVDPEII from the coding sequence ATGAAATTAGAAATCTCATTGTTTAGATTTGATTACAAGTCAGATTATTTACCATATTACACAAAAAACTATGTAAAAATAAAAAATGAAAAATCACTTCTTGATATATTAAATAATATCAATATTGAACATCCATTTGAGTTTAGAAGTGCACCACATTTTCCTTTAGTGATAAATGGTATTTATACATATGCTTCAATAAGTATTGATGAACTAGTAAATACTTTTGGAACTGATTTAGTTATTGAACCAATATCTATAAGAAGAGCACATACAGACTTAATGATAAATGATGCAGACTTTCACGAAAGATTAAAAGTATTATCAGAATTTATTACAGATGAAGATAAAAAGAATTACGAAAACTATAAAATATATTTTTACGCATCAAATACAATTAACTATGAATATGATTATATTGGAGATTCTATATTATTATTAGCTTATGACTTAATTGAAAAAAATCCAAATTTAGAAAATGATATTTTAGAAGCAATAAATGATTATGATACTTCTATTGAATATAATACTAGCCTAAAAAACAGAGTTTATATGCTTGACTCTAAAGTAATAGAAAAAATTAATACAATAAAAGAAAAACTAAAAATCACAAAACCTATAAAAGAACAAAACCTATTTTTAGATAAAAAGAATAAAATTGATTTTGGAACTTTTGACGAGAATTATACAATTAAACATAACTTTGAAGATTTTAATCTTGCATATTATAAAGGTTTAAAAGAGGATACACAAGTTAGTTCTTTATTAGAAAAATTAAGTGCAAAAATCATAAATACACCTTCTATGAACACTGATTTAGCTTTAGAAACTTTCCATATCAATTCTGATTTCTCTATGAAACTAGCTTCAACTGTTATGTTAGAAGCTTTTGATAATAATGCAGACTTACTAATTGTTGATAATGATGAGATTTTCTATCTTTTAGATTCAAATAGAAAAGCTATGGAAAAAGTTTCAGGTAGAGCAATTTTAACTCCAGTTATACATAAAAATGAACTTCAAAAACTTGTATCAGGAGACCATGAATCACTAAAAGAGCAACTAAAAAAACATATAGTTGATCCAGAAATTATATAA
- a CDS encoding secretin N-terminal domain-containing protein: MKYAFLLLLFICQCYSSNLININFKDLSIEELITITSKKIGKNILLTEKIEGSVDFISNSPIDENRLLDILKYSLKPKGYILIEDNNIIRIVKRSTLVKKTINKKKKVFFKKEKKNKSFNELIYLENNDATSVAKTLDLIISKKDYKNKVKPVIAIDELTNSIIINANLSQIEELKDLILKLDKPKKQVYIKALIIELDNDLIEEIGISYGILGGKSYSGGLYTFASNLNGGDAIAIDTSAIGLNIPNVSETIALGASLNLLNRTYGLDIISEPSILCVNNSESSIYVGETISIQTGRTVTDGGNTSITYEREDVGLSLKVKPRISKDEKVFLDVITLVENIKNRNSFNVNPDTSKKEINTKAILNNGESVIIGGLIEKKKENSIQKIPLAGDIPLIGELFKNRQNNSQNKNLVIVITPYIIPENRDLTYIRKELSKLKSLEDEFLEKVLIKLREKSTKTAEKKDKRDLHQEMYNKYFNM, from the coding sequence ATGAAATATGCTTTTTTATTATTACTTTTCATATGCCAATGTTATTCTTCAAACTTAATAAATATAAATTTTAAAGATTTAAGTATTGAAGAGTTAATTACAATTACTTCTAAAAAAATAGGTAAAAATATACTTTTAACTGAAAAAATTGAAGGAAGTGTAGATTTTATATCAAACTCACCAATAGATGAAAATCGTCTTTTAGATATTTTAAAATATAGTTTAAAACCTAAAGGTTATATTCTTATTGAGGATAATAATATAATCAGAATTGTAAAAAGGAGTACTTTAGTTAAAAAAACTATAAATAAAAAGAAAAAAGTTTTTTTTAAAAAGGAAAAAAAGAATAAATCTTTTAATGAATTAATTTATTTGGAAAATAATGATGCCACAAGTGTAGCTAAAACTCTTGATTTAATAATTTCAAAAAAAGATTATAAAAACAAAGTTAAACCAGTAATCGCAATTGATGAGCTAACAAATTCAATCATTATTAATGCTAACTTATCACAAATAGAAGAGTTAAAAGATTTAATATTAAAGCTTGATAAGCCTAAAAAACAAGTATATATTAAAGCTTTAATTATAGAGTTAGATAATGATTTGATTGAGGAGATTGGGATTAGTTATGGGATATTAGGTGGCAAAAGTTATTCGGGTGGTTTATATACTTTTGCATCAAATCTAAATGGTGGAGATGCTATTGCAATTGATACCTCTGCAATTGGTTTAAATATTCCAAATGTTAGTGAAACTATTGCTTTAGGAGCATCTTTAAATTTGTTAAATAGAACTTATGGTCTTGATATAATATCTGAACCCTCAATTCTTTGTGTAAATAATAGTGAAAGCTCAATATATGTAGGAGAAACCATCTCAATACAAACAGGAAGAACTGTTACTGATGGAGGAAACACTAGTATCACTTATGAAAGGGAAGATGTAGGGCTTAGCTTAAAAGTAAAACCTAGAATTTCAAAAGATGAAAAAGTCTTTTTAGATGTAATAACATTAGTAGAAAATATAAAAAATAGAAACAGCTTTAATGTTAATCCTGATACTTCAAAAAAAGAGATTAATACAAAAGCTATTTTAAACAACGGAGAAAGTGTAATAATAGGTGGACTTATAGAAAAGAAAAAAGAGAATAGTATTCAAAAAATCCCTCTAGCAGGAGATATCCCTTTGATTGGTGAATTATTTAAAAATAGGCAAAATAATTCTCAAAATAAAAACCTTGTAATAGTTATCACCCCATATATTATTCCTGAAAATAGAGATTTAACATATATAAGAAAAGAGTTATCAAAACTTAAAAGTTTAGAAGATGAATTTTTAGAAAAAGTGTTAATTAAATTAAGAGAAAAAAGTACTAAAACAGCAGAGAAAAAAGATAAAAGAGATCTTCATCAAGAGATGTATAACAAATATTTTAATATGTAA